The Nicotiana sylvestris chromosome 6, ASM39365v2, whole genome shotgun sequence genomic sequence ATGATTGAAGATGATTACATAGAGTCAGGACGCCACATCCAGTTTAGGTTCCTCCAATTTTAATTGATTACTATCTTTTAAGGcggaagaaaaaaaggaaagagaaagaggaggaaaaaaaaggaaaagggtgtaactaaatcccttgattgaaggcactaataatggattgagAGACTTTTAAGAaggaatgtatatattttgtagataaaACTTGTGTAGGTCGGGTAAATAACAAAATATGAATAATtttggtaataaagtttcaaatagtgtattGGAACGAAAAATCCCTTATAAGTTTTATCGTGCTAAGATTGGGTTGGGTTGGGCCAGCCTGCTTTggatataaataaaaatataagattaAGGAGTGCCAAATTCGGTAAAAATTGTAGGGGACACCCTATTTGGTCGCTCCCATTTAATCTAtattcattttttaaattttttaacttgtacctactttttaaacaacttcagtccCCTttcccctcctcctcctccttcgttttcttcttcttcttcttcttcttcttcttcttcttcctcttcttcttcttcttcttcttctttcttctgctgctgttggtgctgctatgaaactttaATTCAGGAGATGATtgtcataagtatgtttatcagattatttaaaaataaattataaatagcTTTCTAAAGTAAGTACGTACATGTATGTAAATGTAAGTCCATTTCCTTTTCTTCACattctattattttttttggatttagcTTTGTACATTATCAATGCATTTTAACCTGTTGTGCTAAATCGTTATCTAATTTTTTAAGTTACTAATTCTACTTATGATAAACTTATTATTTGTACAAAAAATCAATTACATGATAGCATAAacacatgctgaagttcagcaaatatagaataaaacttgttgaagttcagcaaatagagaacaaaacttcaactactagaatgtttaagttcaccaattacaaaaaaaaacttcagcatatagagaacaaaacttcagctactatgctgaagttcagcaactACAAACAAaaagttcagcaaatagagaacaaaactttagctattatgcttaagttcagcaattacaaaaaaaaactccagcaaatagagaacaaaacttagctactatgcttaagttcagcaattacaaacaaaaacttcagtatacttggttcagcaatttttgctatttcaggcccgtctactagaatgctgaagttttgcgtgattgcctttgctactttagGCCTGTAtgttgaagttacgcgaaaaaataggtatgcttgcaattttttttttgcaaagcgggcacaaattAAAACATGACCTAAAAAACAGGTATTGATGCAAATGCAAATTAATGTTGAATGAAAAGTGAAACAGAATTTATCCACTTAACTATCTAAAGATTACTTGAAGTTAAGGTTTGGTTAATACAAAGTTGCCAACTTCCATTTCCAGAACGGGTTGTGTCAAGCAACATAAAACGGTCTCTTAGAGAAAAGTAGTTTTGGGTATTACACCGCACGTCCCTTTTTCTGGATGTGCTGTACCTTAACTTGGTCAAACACTATAATTTCCAACTCAGCTTTTCGCTGTCCAAAGTTCCACGTCTTTCCCTGAAATGGTAAGCCTAATATTCAGTTTTTCTGTTAATCTTTGTTAGATTTGGAAAATCGAACTGAGAATTTATTTATCGCAGATGAGATCTGAAGTTTGGATGGCGGTCACAATATTGGTAGTGGCATGGAGCTTCAATGGGGCATTTGGGATTAGATTCGTAATTGAGAAAGAAGAATGCTTTTCACATAAGGTTGAAATGGGGGAGACGGTTCATTATTCCTTTGTTGTCATTAAGTCCGATGGCTCTTGGCATTACAGTGAAGAAGAGGGTGTTGATCTTGTGGTATGATTCACTTAACAGAGCTCTTTTTCCCCCATAAATTTATGGATTTTTAAACTATGTACATTCTTTTACTTATCAAAAAAGATAAATAAAGTTTATGCATTTCTCCTGATCCAAATCACCTTCATTGGGGCAGCAAACTAGTAGACCATCTTTCCTAAGGGTTTGAAGGGAAAAAAAAGCATCTGTAAATTCCTTATTAGTAATAGTTTATTAATTTCTGGTATTTTATTAAGATTAAACCTGGTAAAAAATGCATCTTACAATGGTCATTGTGATGCTGAACCTGTAGATAATGGAAGTGGACTTAGAACTTGGTGATGTtatttgaatattttgttgatttTGGTTTCCTGAAGTGAATGTACAGAAACTAGAAAAGTtgtcttttttatttcttttctagaAAGCTAGCTGGCATCGacctaaataaaataaaaatgtgcCTCAAGTAGAAAACAGTCCATCGAAAAACTGTTTTTGtataatgggggggggggggggtacttGAATCCCATCCATGGGAATGAGAGTCTATGAGGGTGCATATTCATAGAAGTTTTGAGTTGCAGAGCTGTAAATTAAAGAGAATGGATTCTTATTGACAGAAAGAATACTCAGACTCTGGTTTTTCTTAATATTCGGTGTAGTTTGTTCCGCAATCGTTTCTTCATGCTTTCTTGATGATGATATCTTAAATAGTCAAGTCATACATTTTCTGCTTTTATCCATATTTAGCCAGTTATTTATAGTGGATTATTGTATTGATGTTGCTAAGATGGTGAGATTTTAGGTGAAGGGGCCTTCTGGAGAACAGATTCATGATCTTCGTGACAAAATAAGCGAGAAGTCCGAGTTTGTAGCTCATCATGAAGGAATTTACCGTTTCTGTTTCACTAACAAGTCGCCCTATCATGAAACCGTTGACTTTGATCTACACGCTGCTCACTTTGTATACCATGATGAGCATGCAAAAGATGGTGCGCGTGCTACTTTGCTTTATCTTGGTGTCGACTTCTTATACTTATATTTGATATTTTACTTGATTTGTTTGAGACTTGCAGAGCATTTCAAGCCTTTGTTTGTGCACATCGGAAAGCTAGAAGAAGCTTTATACAACATTCAGTTTGAGCAGCACTGGCTAGAGGCCCAGACAGACCGTCAGGCAATAGGTATTGATAATAGTAATGTTTACACTTTTTTCTTATATGAAGCAGCTTCAACTGCATCAGTACCAATTTGTGATAGAAATCGGTTACCTTTT encodes the following:
- the LOC104242847 gene encoding transmembrane emp24 domain-containing protein p24beta2-like, translating into MMRSEVWMAVTILVVAWSFNGAFGIRFVIEKEECFSHKVEMGETVHYSFVVIKSDGSWHYSEEEGVDLVVKGPSGEQIHDLRDKISEKSEFVAHHEGIYRFCFTNKSPYHETVDFDLHAAHFVYHDEHAKDEHFKPLFVHIGKLEEALYNIQFEQHWLEAQTDRQAIVNEGMSKRAVYKALFESSALICVSFLQVFLLKNLFERKLGQSRV